The proteins below come from a single Streptomyces sp. M92 genomic window:
- a CDS encoding class I SAM-dependent DNA methyltransferase, producing MTFDSLVNRGDYFSAHYLAEVLPKDLKSGLLAEWKQREEDAAGTERPEGALPITPRAGLRALRRPYFSARSYFTMDEERAATGDDALTYEAPEWRDRVHALNAEVLRALGFDAKPGPLTVVRADQSHEVTVAHAEKDLVALDCGWSAEPDDALDPDGAGRLLEELRLDGQHTVRTGSKLASFLFACEDAPRYVLLLVGGVVVLADRAAWGEGRYLAVSLDRVLERNDTKAGGEIDTVAALFGADSLRTPEEGGENPLATLLDKSTKHAVGVSSELRDGLRLSVELIANEVLDRLREAAVRPEEVKELPELGRQLTRESLRYLYRVLFLLYAEARPELGILPSDYPEYQMGYGLGRLGELIAERDLVDEKSRQGFYLYESLDLLFRKVQEGHRPRRTHGVDAEPAEAAGAKTSEDMGLRFEPLHSKLFEPEAIRLIGRYAVADPRVDGEAEGGERFIDTRLRNETLYRVLRLLMLTRGKKRERGGFISYAQLGINQLGAVYEGLMSYSGFVAGEELYEVAKNGDPKDGSWLVPATKADEYPDEVFVRHKDEDTGVEERVRYAPGAFVYRLSGRDRQTSASYYTPESLTRVTVQLALQHRLDQDDTVTEARELLDWKICEPALGSGAFLNEAINQVAAEYLRRRQDELGVAIDTEKYAVELQKAKAYIALHNSYGVDLNNTAVELAEVSLWLNTMHPGMEAPWFGLHLRRGNSLIGGRREIYSAERLKKGGWLGTTPERFPLSEALAGATLPQGAVHHFLLPAKEWGAVAAEKEAKALAPTEAKALATWRKAITKSPNATQTKRLQGLARRAEYLWGLVVRRLEISEREISRRIDVWGTEDGWLRSPEVAVPREKVKADLEAVDTPYWRLKTLMDAWCALWFWPVQDAALLDGSHESYARAAEVASQSAGWTVSTTPSPLPAQSGAPTRETYESEDLFGDVQVVEVKSKGARGGSRKEQIRGERRPVIPLASLDDWLDFAESLLGTQDVAADSLVAQFDTLDELERYEDELPEWMGMERFTSLESRYPWAGVARDVAERQGFFHWELEFGQVFGARGGFDLQVGNPPWVRPRWQEDLVLAELDPWFALAEKPSAAEWRLRKEEILEFEHNSSYFLEEQAANSGIVSILGSGNQYPLLASTQPNLYRAFMCQVWNHNTQSGTAGLIHPDTHFSGTKEGPLRRATFQHLRLHAHFMNSLILFDIRDRNEFSINIYGERRATEFQHLSWLFSPETLPESLEHDGRGLLPGIKHKGFWDMRPHRERIVTVNRERLAGWLTLFGATGNAEEAPLLYPVQQAEQNAIEALGSFAVRLSSFTPRISSGYHEATGKRDGFIRWGNQPVATLSDVILQGPHFAVATPFNKQPNIPCLNKNDWSSWNFPNIPAGLIPASNYIRAADLGRYNSAQDIWDGRRYTEYYRLAWRVMIPSANERSLFASLIPPGPAHVDAVNSMALKDNRLTTLNAGFWASLPLDYLLRITGRSHLRVAEAHNMPAPVPDHPLAHALLLRTMRLNALTVAYAPLWEELFDPTWPGYEGWANPTWMNLKPLAAHLKHTWEYDTPLRTEYERRAALVELDALVSVWLGITADQLVAIYKSRYPVLFDYESEMYFDAKGRKIAANHNTYGYGQTKQDYVDLMAYLDTPETTSPPAGYTAPFYKADREAEMRAAHGHFQARLDKEIAAGRWAPPASREA from the coding sequence ATGACGTTCGACTCCCTGGTCAACCGCGGCGACTACTTCTCCGCGCACTACCTCGCCGAGGTCCTCCCCAAGGACCTCAAGTCCGGCCTGCTCGCCGAGTGGAAGCAGCGCGAGGAGGACGCCGCCGGCACCGAGCGCCCCGAGGGCGCCCTGCCGATCACCCCGCGCGCCGGCCTGCGGGCACTGCGCCGCCCGTACTTCTCGGCCCGCTCGTACTTCACGATGGACGAGGAGCGGGCGGCGACCGGTGACGACGCCTTGACGTACGAGGCCCCCGAGTGGCGCGACCGCGTCCACGCGCTCAACGCGGAGGTACTGCGCGCCCTCGGCTTCGACGCCAAGCCGGGCCCACTCACCGTCGTCCGCGCCGACCAGTCCCACGAGGTGACGGTCGCGCACGCGGAGAAGGACCTCGTCGCCCTGGACTGCGGCTGGTCGGCCGAGCCGGACGACGCGCTGGACCCGGACGGTGCGGGGCGGCTGCTGGAGGAGTTGCGCCTGGACGGCCAGCACACGGTCAGGACGGGCTCCAAGCTCGCCTCCTTCCTGTTCGCCTGCGAGGACGCCCCGCGCTACGTCCTGCTGCTGGTCGGCGGCGTCGTCGTCCTCGCCGACCGGGCCGCGTGGGGCGAGGGCCGCTACCTGGCGGTGTCGCTGGACAGGGTGCTGGAGCGCAACGACACCAAGGCGGGCGGCGAGATCGACACGGTGGCCGCCCTGTTCGGCGCGGACTCGCTGCGCACGCCTGAGGAGGGCGGCGAGAACCCCCTCGCCACCCTCCTCGACAAGTCGACGAAGCACGCGGTGGGCGTCTCCAGCGAGCTGCGCGACGGCCTGCGGCTGAGCGTCGAGCTGATCGCCAACGAGGTCCTGGACCGGCTCCGCGAGGCCGCCGTCCGCCCGGAGGAGGTCAAGGAACTCCCCGAGCTGGGCCGCCAGCTGACCCGCGAGTCGCTCCGCTACCTGTACCGCGTCCTGTTCCTCCTGTACGCGGAGGCCCGCCCCGAGCTGGGCATCCTGCCGTCGGACTACCCCGAGTACCAGATGGGCTACGGCCTGGGCCGCCTCGGCGAGCTGATCGCCGAGCGGGACCTGGTCGACGAGAAGTCCCGCCAGGGCTTCTACCTGTACGAGTCTCTGGACCTCCTCTTCCGCAAGGTCCAGGAGGGCCACCGCCCGCGCCGCACACACGGCGTGGACGCGGAGCCGGCCGAGGCGGCGGGTGCGAAGACGTCGGAGGACATGGGCCTGCGCTTCGAGCCGCTGCACTCCAAGCTGTTCGAGCCGGAGGCGATCCGGCTGATCGGCCGGTACGCCGTCGCCGACCCGCGCGTGGATGGCGAGGCCGAGGGCGGCGAGCGCTTCATCGACACCCGGCTGCGCAACGAGACGCTGTACCGGGTGCTGCGGCTGCTGATGCTCACGCGCGGCAAGAAGCGGGAGCGCGGCGGCTTCATCTCGTATGCCCAGCTCGGGATCAACCAGCTCGGGGCCGTGTACGAGGGCCTGATGTCCTACTCGGGCTTCGTCGCGGGCGAGGAGCTGTACGAGGTCGCGAAGAACGGCGACCCGAAGGACGGCTCCTGGCTGGTCCCGGCGACGAAGGCCGACGAGTACCCCGACGAGGTGTTCGTCCGGCACAAGGACGAGGACACGGGCGTGGAGGAGCGCGTGCGGTACGCGCCGGGTGCGTTCGTGTACCGGCTGTCGGGGCGTGACCGTCAGACGTCGGCCTCGTACTACACGCCGGAGTCGCTGACCCGGGTGACGGTCCAGCTGGCGTTGCAGCACCGGCTGGACCAGGACGACACGGTGACGGAGGCGCGCGAACTCCTCGACTGGAAGATCTGCGAGCCGGCGCTCGGCTCGGGCGCGTTCCTCAACGAGGCGATCAACCAGGTCGCGGCGGAGTACCTGCGGCGCCGCCAGGACGAACTGGGCGTCGCGATCGACACGGAGAAGTACGCGGTCGAACTCCAGAAGGCCAAGGCGTACATCGCCCTGCACAACTCCTACGGCGTGGACCTCAACAACACGGCAGTGGAGCTGGCGGAGGTGTCACTGTGGCTGAACACCATGCACCCCGGCATGGAGGCCCCGTGGTTCGGCCTGCACCTGCGGCGCGGCAACTCGCTGATCGGCGGCCGCAGGGAGATCTACTCCGCCGAGCGCCTGAAGAAGGGAGGCTGGCTGGGCACGACGCCGGAACGCTTCCCGCTGTCGGAGGCGCTGGCGGGCGCGACGCTGCCCCAGGGCGCGGTGCACCACTTCCTCCTCCCGGCGAAGGAGTGGGGCGCGGTCGCGGCCGAGAAGGAGGCCAAGGCCCTGGCCCCGACGGAGGCGAAGGCGCTGGCCACTTGGAGGAAGGCGATCACCAAGTCGCCCAACGCCACGCAGACCAAGCGGTTGCAGGGCTTGGCGCGTCGGGCGGAGTACCTGTGGGGGCTGGTCGTGCGCCGGCTGGAGATCTCCGAGCGGGAGATCTCGCGCCGCATCGACGTATGGGGCACGGAGGACGGCTGGCTGCGCTCTCCCGAGGTCGCGGTACCGAGGGAGAAGGTCAAGGCGGACCTGGAGGCGGTCGACACCCCGTACTGGCGCCTGAAGACGCTGATGGACGCGTGGTGTGCGCTGTGGTTCTGGCCGGTGCAGGACGCTGCGCTGCTGGACGGCTCGCACGAGTCGTACGCGCGGGCGGCGGAGGTCGCCTCGCAGTCGGCGGGGTGGACCGTGTCGACGACGCCGTCCCCGCTCCCGGCCCAGTCGGGTGCGCCGACGCGGGAGACGTACGAGTCGGAGGACCTGTTCGGCGACGTCCAGGTCGTCGAGGTCAAGTCGAAGGGCGCACGGGGCGGCAGCCGCAAGGAACAGATCCGGGGCGAACGCCGCCCGGTGATCCCGCTGGCCTCGCTGGACGACTGGCTGGACTTCGCGGAGTCGCTGCTGGGCACGCAGGACGTGGCCGCGGACTCGCTGGTGGCCCAGTTCGACACGCTGGATGAGCTTGAGCGGTACGAGGACGAGCTGCCCGAGTGGATGGGCATGGAGCGGTTCACCTCGCTGGAGTCGCGGTATCCGTGGGCGGGGGTCGCGCGGGATGTGGCTGAGCGGCAGGGGTTCTTCCACTGGGAGTTGGAGTTCGGGCAGGTCTTCGGTGCACGGGGCGGGTTTGACCTCCAGGTGGGGAATCCGCCTTGGGTAAGGCCTCGATGGCAGGAGGACCTGGTTCTGGCCGAGCTAGATCCTTGGTTTGCACTCGCCGAGAAGCCAAGTGCAGCCGAGTGGCGCCTACGCAAAGAGGAGATCCTAGAGTTCGAGCACAATTCTTCTTATTTCCTGGAAGAGCAAGCAGCAAATTCCGGAATTGTATCAATTCTGGGCAGTGGAAACCAATACCCACTGCTTGCGTCAACCCAACCAAACCTCTATCGCGCCTTCATGTGCCAGGTATGGAATCACAACACGCAGTCCGGTACGGCTGGCCTAATCCATCCTGACACGCATTTCTCAGGCACCAAGGAGGGTCCGCTCAGGCGCGCCACATTCCAACACCTACGACTCCACGCGCACTTTATGAATTCGCTAATCCTGTTCGACATTAGGGACAGGAATGAGTTCAGTATCAATATCTACGGAGAGCGCCGAGCTACAGAATTCCAGCATCTGAGCTGGCTGTTCTCTCCAGAGACTCTGCCAGAGTCATTGGAACATGACGGACGCGGCCTTCTTCCCGGAATCAAACATAAGGGGTTCTGGGACATGCGTCCACATCGCGAGCGGATCGTGACCGTAAACCGTGAACGGCTGGCAGGCTGGCTAACCCTGTTTGGAGCTACAGGGAACGCCGAAGAGGCTCCGTTGCTGTACCCTGTCCAGCAAGCCGAGCAAAATGCCATTGAGGCTCTGGGGTCCTTCGCAGTGCGACTTTCGTCCTTTACTCCCCGGATTAGCAGTGGATACCACGAAGCGACAGGGAAGAGGGACGGCTTCATTCGCTGGGGTAACCAACCCGTAGCCACGCTCTCCGACGTCATCCTCCAGGGACCTCACTTCGCAGTAGCTACCCCATTCAACAAGCAACCAAATATTCCTTGCCTGAACAAGAATGACTGGTCTTCTTGGAACTTTCCTAACATCCCTGCAGGTCTAATCCCTGCCTCTAATTACATTCGCGCAGCGGATCTTGGTCGCTATAACTCAGCTCAAGATATCTGGGATGGCCGTCGCTACACTGAGTACTACCGTCTCGCGTGGCGAGTCATGATTCCCTCGGCTAACGAACGCAGTCTCTTCGCTTCTCTCATCCCACCCGGCCCTGCACATGTCGATGCTGTAAATTCGATGGCCTTGAAAGACAATCGCCTGACCACTCTCAATGCGGGATTCTGGGCTTCACTACCGCTCGACTACCTTTTGCGCATCACCGGCCGCTCGCACCTCCGGGTCGCTGAGGCCCACAATATGCCCGCTCCCGTCCCGGACCATCCTCTAGCCCACGCCCTCCTTCTCCGCACCATGCGCTTGAATGCCTTGACTGTTGCCTACGCGCCCCTTTGGGAGGAGCTTTTCGACCCAACCTGGCCAGGCTATGAGGGCTGGGCCAACCCTACTTGGATGAATCTCAAACCACTAGCTGCGCACCTCAAGCACACCTGGGAATACGACACACCTCTGCGCACGGAGTACGAGCGCCGCGCTGCACTCGTGGAGCTCGACGCC
- a CDS encoding DEAD/DEAH box helicase, producing MTADLSTTPTASGEDAQFPPGAQILVRDEVWLVRNATRTEHDGARVEAVGASEFVRDQEAVFFTGLDRIELLDPKRTRLVRDDSPNFRRSRLFLEAVLRKTPLPQAERGLALADSFLLDALPYQQRPAQLALSGRNLRPRMLIADVVGLGKTLEIGLTLAELIRRGRGERILVVTPQHVLEQFQHELWTRFAIPLVRLDSVGIERIQREIPAGRNPFTYFKRVIVSIDTLKNTDQYKHHLERINWDAVVIDESHNLINKGSLRNQLARTLAPHTDALLLASATPHNGDARSFAELISLLDPAAIRDPEHYRADDIKHLFIRRTKVSPEVREQMKGQWADRGPSRSVRVTATPAEEKIFEELAAVWLPSDGSKSVSDVPLFPYTLLKSFLSSHAALKATVSTRIKTLEKKDDQDATAAERAALHRLLELASGMTEADSGKFGALVEQLRRIGVGPKSDTRVVVFSERVQTLEWLARTVPAALGFKGKAAEQAARVMHGGLSDEQQMQCVEDFGLADTPVRILFTGDVASEGVNLHRQCHQLVHYDVPWSLIRIEQRNGRIDRYGQPHQPQFRALILTSSVDGAKDDTLVSERLLEREAEAHRSLGTAEAVSGLYRAEAEEKSLIQDLLRGRDVDESLDADRSSGGGDEAVDDFLADFFGAVGDEPEEDAGASAAGDGTGTVPRAHVPHLFTSARDFLDEALREVYPDAHTRLDLSTDPETGLLSFVPPSDLVHRLKALPPEYVREQGLRDRLKVTFNRRLADHSLTRARASATSSWPDISLLTDLHPVMEWLTDKVLIRLDRQEAPVLTADVPEPTYLVQGIYSNALGRPTVVKWMAVTTDGEVDDDMVAVLSRAKVGPTMANPGLAHDTARLAEAIPGALDIAESFLERHREAWDEPLRAPIEEYKARLGSWEQPTLAAGDGSAPTAPPSPRDRLASLADSLLTTGRPMLRVLAVLAPAHAAA from the coding sequence GTGACCGCCGACTTGAGCACCACTCCCACGGCGAGTGGTGAGGACGCCCAGTTCCCGCCGGGCGCCCAGATCCTCGTACGGGACGAGGTGTGGCTGGTCCGCAACGCGACCCGGACCGAGCACGACGGCGCCCGGGTCGAGGCGGTGGGCGCCTCGGAGTTCGTCCGCGACCAGGAGGCGGTGTTCTTCACCGGCCTCGACCGGATCGAACTGCTCGACCCGAAGCGCACTCGCCTGGTGCGGGACGACTCGCCGAACTTCCGCCGCTCCCGCCTGTTCCTCGAAGCGGTCCTGCGCAAGACGCCGCTGCCGCAGGCCGAGCGCGGCCTGGCGCTCGCGGACTCCTTCCTCCTGGACGCCCTCCCCTATCAGCAGCGCCCCGCGCAACTCGCTCTGTCGGGCCGCAACCTGCGCCCCCGCATGCTCATCGCGGATGTCGTCGGCCTCGGCAAGACCCTGGAGATCGGCCTCACCCTCGCCGAGCTGATCCGTCGCGGCCGGGGCGAGCGCATCCTCGTCGTCACCCCGCAGCACGTCCTGGAGCAGTTCCAGCACGAGCTGTGGACGCGGTTCGCGATCCCGCTGGTACGCCTGGACTCCGTGGGCATCGAGCGGATCCAGCGGGAGATCCCAGCGGGCCGCAACCCGTTCACGTACTTCAAGCGCGTCATCGTCTCCATCGACACGCTGAAGAACACCGACCAGTACAAGCACCACCTGGAGCGCATCAACTGGGACGCGGTCGTCATCGACGAGTCGCACAACCTCATCAACAAGGGCTCCCTGCGCAACCAGCTCGCCCGCACCCTCGCCCCGCACACGGACGCCCTCCTCCTGGCCTCGGCGACCCCGCACAACGGCGACGCCCGCTCCTTCGCCGAGCTGATCTCCCTGCTCGACCCGGCTGCGATCCGCGACCCGGAGCACTACCGCGCCGACGACATCAAGCACCTGTTCATCCGCCGTACGAAGGTCAGCCCCGAGGTGCGGGAGCAGATGAAGGGACAGTGGGCGGACCGGGGCCCGTCCCGTTCCGTCCGGGTGACGGCCACGCCCGCCGAGGAGAAGATCTTCGAGGAGCTGGCCGCGGTCTGGCTGCCGTCGGACGGCTCGAAGTCGGTCAGTGACGTCCCCCTGTTCCCGTACACGCTGCTGAAGTCCTTCCTCTCCTCCCACGCGGCGCTGAAGGCCACGGTCAGCACGCGCATCAAGACCCTGGAGAAGAAGGACGACCAGGATGCGACGGCCGCCGAGCGCGCGGCCCTCCACCGGCTCCTGGAACTGGCCTCCGGCATGACGGAAGCGGACTCGGGCAAGTTCGGGGCCTTGGTGGAGCAGTTGCGGCGGATCGGGGTCGGGCCGAAGTCCGACACCCGGGTCGTGGTCTTCTCCGAGCGCGTGCAGACCCTGGAGTGGCTGGCGCGGACCGTGCCGGCGGCCCTCGGCTTCAAGGGGAAGGCCGCCGAGCAGGCGGCGCGGGTCATGCACGGCGGCCTGTCGGACGAGCAGCAGATGCAGTGCGTGGAGGACTTCGGCCTCGCGGACACCCCCGTACGCATCCTCTTCACAGGCGACGTCGCCTCCGAGGGCGTCAACCTGCACCGCCAGTGCCACCAGCTCGTCCACTACGACGTGCCCTGGTCGCTGATCCGCATCGAGCAGCGCAACGGCCGTATCGACCGCTACGGGCAGCCGCACCAGCCGCAGTTCCGCGCGCTGATCCTCACCAGCTCCGTCGACGGCGCCAAGGACGACACCCTCGTCTCCGAACGCCTGCTGGAGCGCGAGGCCGAGGCCCACCGGTCGCTGGGTACGGCGGAAGCGGTGTCCGGCCTCTACCGGGCGGAGGCCGAGGAGAAGTCCCTCATCCAGGATCTGCTGCGGGGCCGTGACGTGGACGAGTCCCTGGACGCCGACCGGAGTTCCGGCGGCGGTGACGAGGCCGTGGACGACTTCCTCGCCGACTTCTTCGGCGCGGTGGGCGACGAGCCGGAGGAGGACGCCGGCGCCTCCGCCGCGGGCGACGGCACCGGGACTGTCCCCAGGGCGCACGTGCCCCACCTGTTCACCTCCGCCCGCGACTTCCTCGACGAGGCGCTGCGCGAGGTCTACCCGGACGCTCACACCCGGCTGGACCTGTCCACCGACCCCGAGACCGGCCTGCTCTCCTTCGTGCCCCCCTCCGACCTGGTCCACCGCCTCAAGGCGCTGCCCCCGGAGTACGTCCGCGAGCAGGGCCTGCGGGACCGCCTGAAGGTCACCTTCAACCGGCGGCTCGCGGACCACAGCCTCACGCGCGCCCGCGCCTCGGCGACGTCCAGCTGGCCCGACATCTCGCTGCTGACCGATCTGCACCCGGTCATGGAGTGGCTCACGGACAAGGTCCTGATCCGCCTGGACCGCCAGGAGGCCCCGGTGCTGACCGCCGACGTGCCGGAGCCCACGTACCTCGTCCAGGGCATCTACTCCAACGCCCTCGGCCGCCCGACCGTCGTCAAGTGGATGGCGGTCACCACGGACGGCGAGGTCGACGACGACATGGTGGCGGTCCTGAGCCGCGCGAAGGTCGGCCCGACGATGGCGAACCCGGGCCTCGCCCACGACACGGCCCGCCTCGCCGAGGCGATCCCCGGCGCCCTGGACATCGCGGAGTCCTTCCTGGAGCGGCACCGCGAGGCATGGGACGAACCGCTGCGCGCGCCCATCGAGGAGTACAAGGCCCGCCTGGGCTCGTGGGAGCAGCCGACGCTGGCAGCGGGTGACGGTTCCGCGCCCACAGCACCCCCCTCCCCCCGAGACCGTCTCGCATCCCTCGCGGACTCCCTCCTCACCACCGGCCGCCCGATGCTCCGCGTCCTCGCCGTCCTCGCCCCGGCCCACGCCGCCGCCTGA
- a CDS encoding serine/threonine-protein kinase — MQITPLNPEDPLVLGDFELLGRVGQGGMGQVFLGESPGGEPAAVKVIKPSVVDSESRLRFAQEIEVLKTIWGPRIAAFLGADPEAEQPWLATEYIDGPDLARHVKTHGPLPSVLVAALGAILAEALSAVHAQDLLHRDLKPANVLLGPNGPKVIDFGLAAFTESTISLTAPHQVVGTPVCMAPEQAAGVKPLTAAVDVYALGAMLLFAATGHYPHEAATPYMVFHLVTDPGTAPDLSGAPDDLVPLLTDMLAHNAEDRPVLTEVVQRCRSVIEAQGMKIAQARRKLTAHTAEQRRRPASTADSPTVTWPAPALDTPATEITPADLDTPPPDDVPAPTPTLVAPGPPAPAPPARPTPSPRPPRERPASSRPPTAPGPGPGQPKAATPTLRHSVQARRTAERLRAAYAAKAPF; from the coding sequence GTGCAGATCACGCCCCTGAATCCCGAGGACCCGCTCGTGCTGGGCGACTTCGAACTCCTCGGCCGGGTCGGCCAGGGAGGCATGGGTCAGGTCTTCCTGGGAGAGTCGCCGGGCGGTGAGCCCGCCGCGGTGAAGGTGATCAAACCGTCGGTCGTGGACTCCGAGTCCCGGCTGCGCTTCGCGCAGGAGATCGAGGTACTGAAGACCATCTGGGGTCCGCGCATCGCGGCGTTCCTGGGGGCCGACCCGGAGGCGGAACAGCCGTGGCTGGCCACCGAGTACATCGACGGGCCCGATCTCGCCCGGCACGTCAAGACGCACGGACCGCTCCCGTCCGTCCTCGTCGCCGCGCTCGGCGCGATCCTCGCCGAGGCCCTGTCGGCCGTGCACGCGCAGGACCTGCTCCACCGCGACCTCAAGCCGGCCAACGTCCTGCTCGGTCCCAACGGTCCGAAGGTCATCGACTTCGGCCTGGCCGCCTTCACCGAGTCGACCATCTCCCTCACGGCACCCCACCAGGTCGTCGGCACCCCGGTCTGCATGGCTCCCGAGCAGGCCGCCGGCGTCAAGCCGCTGACCGCGGCCGTGGACGTGTACGCGCTGGGCGCGATGCTCCTCTTCGCCGCTACGGGTCACTACCCGCACGAAGCGGCGACCCCGTACATGGTGTTCCATCTGGTCACCGACCCCGGTACGGCACCGGACCTGTCCGGTGCCCCCGACGATCTGGTGCCGCTCCTCACCGACATGCTCGCCCACAACGCCGAGGACCGGCCGGTGCTGACCGAGGTGGTGCAGCGGTGCCGCTCGGTCATCGAGGCGCAGGGCATGAAGATCGCCCAGGCGCGTCGCAAGCTCACCGCGCACACGGCGGAGCAGCGGCGCAGGCCGGCGTCCACCGCCGACTCCCCCACCGTGACCTGGCCCGCCCCCGCGCTGGACACCCCGGCCACGGAGATCACCCCGGCCGACCTGGACACACCGCCCCCGGACGATGTCCCGGCGCCCACTCCCACCCTGGTGGCCCCCGGCCCGCCGGCCCCGGCGCCTCCGGCCCGGCCGACTCCGTCCCCCCGCCCCCCGCGCGAACGGCCGGCGTCGAGCCGTCCGCCCACGGCACCTGGACCCGGACCCGGACAACCCAAGGCGGCGACGCCCACCCTGCGGCACTCCGTACAGGCCCGCAGGACGGCGGAGCGGCTGCGTGCCGCGTATGCGGCCAAGGCCCCTTTCTGA
- a CDS encoding N-6 DNA methylase, with protein MPQQPTPSAQVTAAEISRIAGVTRATVSNWRRRHEDFPEPSGGTESSPLYDLEAVRSWLASRGHVSAASPSEELRTVLRLQTQSDSTASEGLPLLVLAAAGRSPEELTTVVQSPDADLVAHAQREAASVAGAVPPAGAVRFGPTDAAALRALYACVRDEGPQTALGVLTERELEDSAASGAYRTPAPLADLLAALVPASPTRVLDPACGSGTLLAAAARRGASELYGQDTLAVQARRSAVSLILTAPDTTVVVHTDDSLRADAFPELLADAVLCNPPYGVRDWGHDELAYDPRWAYGVPARAESELAWVQHALAHLAPGGYAVLLLPPATAGRASGRRVRAELVRSGALRAVVALPAGASVPLHVGLQVWVLQRPRPDGPERKSVLFVDTAAGTVTTTGGGGTAATSRARGGSRSAALDWEAITARALGAWRAFTQSPDTFEGEPGVAHAVGVVDLLDDVVDLTPARLVRASRAGVDPSALSAETDSTRRNLVEAAKSLAHTAGQASWNAAGSSAREWRTATVSDLARGGALTVLRTAPDSARSRTQAADGGSGGDGRRPGTRAVLTGSDIATGSDPTGDPTGLHDDTAPVIAAGDVLVRALASAEGPMARVASEVDAGALLGHQVHLFRPDPARLDAWFLAGVLGAEDNIAGASTGSTVLTVSPGRLRVPLLPLEEQRRYGEAFRRVRELRAAAARVTHLAEETARLLAGGLSGGHLVPSPTPPR; from the coding sequence ATGCCTCAGCAACCCACACCGTCCGCTCAGGTGACCGCCGCCGAGATCTCCCGTATCGCCGGCGTCACGCGTGCCACGGTCAGCAACTGGCGTCGGCGGCACGAGGACTTTCCCGAGCCGTCCGGCGGCACGGAGAGCAGTCCGCTGTACGACCTGGAGGCGGTGCGCTCCTGGCTCGCCTCGCGCGGTCACGTATCAGCGGCGAGCCCGTCGGAGGAACTACGGACAGTCCTGCGTCTGCAGACGCAGAGCGACAGCACCGCGTCAGAGGGCCTGCCCCTCCTGGTCCTCGCGGCGGCGGGCCGTTCACCGGAGGAGCTGACAACCGTCGTCCAGTCGCCGGACGCGGATCTCGTCGCCCACGCTCAGCGCGAGGCGGCGTCGGTGGCCGGTGCCGTGCCGCCGGCCGGCGCCGTCCGATTCGGGCCGACCGACGCGGCGGCGCTGCGCGCGCTGTACGCGTGTGTACGCGACGAGGGCCCCCAGACGGCGCTCGGTGTGCTCACGGAGCGGGAACTGGAGGACAGCGCCGCGTCCGGCGCATACCGGACCCCTGCCCCACTGGCGGACCTGCTCGCCGCCCTGGTCCCTGCTTCCCCGACCCGCGTCCTGGACCCGGCATGCGGCAGCGGCACCTTGCTGGCGGCCGCCGCACGCCGAGGAGCGAGTGAGCTGTACGGCCAGGACACGCTCGCCGTACAAGCCCGGCGCAGCGCGGTGAGTCTGATACTGACGGCTCCCGATACCACCGTCGTCGTTCACACCGACGACAGCCTCCGCGCGGACGCCTTCCCCGAACTGCTCGCCGACGCGGTGCTGTGCAACCCGCCGTACGGCGTCCGCGACTGGGGCCACGACGAGCTGGCCTACGACCCGCGCTGGGCATACGGCGTCCCGGCCCGCGCCGAGTCGGAGCTGGCCTGGGTGCAGCACGCACTGGCCCACCTGGCTCCGGGCGGGTACGCGGTCCTGCTGCTACCGCCCGCCACGGCCGGTCGCGCCTCGGGGCGACGCGTACGCGCGGAGCTCGTACGCAGCGGCGCCCTGCGCGCGGTGGTGGCGCTGCCGGCCGGCGCGTCGGTGCCGCTGCACGTGGGGCTCCAGGTGTGGGTACTGCAACGGCCCCGGCCGGACGGCCCCGAGCGCAAGTCGGTGCTGTTCGTGGACACGGCGGCGGGGACGGTGACGACGACTGGAGGCGGCGGGACAGCGGCGACCTCGCGGGCGCGGGGCGGCAGCCGGTCCGCAGCCCTGGACTGGGAGGCGATCACTGCGCGCGCCTTGGGCGCATGGCGGGCGTTCACGCAGAGCCCGGACACGTTCGAGGGCGAGCCCGGTGTCGCACACGCGGTCGGCGTGGTGGATCTGCTGGACGACGTGGTGGACCTGACCCCGGCACGGCTCGTCCGGGCGTCACGGGCCGGGGTCGACCCGTCGGCGCTGTCGGCCGAGACCGACTCCACGCGCCGGAACCTGGTCGAGGCCGCGAAGTCCCTCGCGCACACCGCCGGCCAGGCGAGCTGGAACGCCGCGGGCTCCTCGGCCCGCGAGTGGCGTACGGCGACGGTGTCCGACCTCGCGCGCGGCGGGGCGCTCACCGTGCTGCGGACAGCGCCGGACAGCGCGCGCAGCCGCACCCAGGCCGCGGACGGCGGGTCCGGCGGTGACGGCAGAAGGCCCGGGACGCGGGCGGTACTCACGGGCTCGGACATCGCGACTGGGTCGGACCCCACCGGCGACCCGACCGGGCTGCACGACGACACGGCGCCGGTGATCGCTGCCGGAGACGTACTCGTACGGGCGCTCGCGAGCGCGGAGGGCCCGATGGCCCGGGTCGCGTCCGAAGTGGACGCCGGGGCGCTGCTCGGCCACCAGGTCCACCTGTTCCGGCCGGACCCGGCCCGCCTGGACGCCTGGTTCCTCGCCGGCGTCCTGGGAGCGGAGGACAACATCGCGGGCGCGTCGACGGGCAGCACGGTGCTGACGGTCAGCCCGGGCCGGCTGCGCGTGCCGCTGCTGCCCCTGGAGGAACAGCGGCGGTACGGGGAGGCGTTCCGACGCGTGCGGGAGCTGCGGGCGGCGGCTGCGCGGGTCACGCACCTGGCGGAGGAGACGGCGCGGCTGCTGGCGGGCGGGCTGTCAGGGGGGCACTTGGTCCCGTCCCCCACTCCCCCGAGGTAG